From the Lathyrus oleraceus cultivar Zhongwan6 chromosome 4, CAAS_Psat_ZW6_1.0, whole genome shotgun sequence genome, one window contains:
- the LOC127135907 gene encoding uncharacterized protein LOC127135907, translated as MEDEENQKWNFNFISNRKLLISFSPNLNLSTPQNQISLSFLGRKFDEKLDNIIRKKHFSYSRIVGFSNGLFLSKKTTRGRVYHVCNILTKDWIKLPLPPPPQTGHNKPDRVLEGFVCEPYYHVEENTKKVTLNHHKFRVVRFPCFEGTTSEILWGITKTKFEMAIFSSETGKWTKKIVSCQNGLSFTQSALLLPVVTHEGILYFMGRTSLLKYDPFNKDEQCDIIHFPSDVSANDILFNGHVGVCCGKIRMSCFCTFQTCVKVWELEKDHSWRVLHITCFPPQYARDCVVDELLIPGRRGEIVDMGMQVRAFHPYDGDVVFLQRAHRIFVGNLKSNKIEGVGYGIHGFQSLQMISVVLPLWPTPIPSITKHEL; from the coding sequence ATGGAAGATGAGGAAAACCAAAAATGGAACTTCAATTTCATCTCAAACCGGAAACTCCTAATCTCTTTCTCTCCTAATCTCAATCTTTCAACCCCTCAAAACCAAATTTCCTTGAGTTTTCTTGGCCGAAAATTCGACGAGAAACTCGACAATATAATAAGAAAAAAGCATTTCTCATATTCAAGAATTGTTGGATTTTCCAATGGCTTGTTTCTCTCCAAGAAAACCACACGTGGTAGAGTCTACCATGTCTGCAACATCCTCACAAAAGATTGGATCAAACTTCCACTCCCTCCACCGCCACAAACAGGTCATAACAAACCCGACCGTGTACTCGAAGGTTTCGTTTGCGAACCTTATTATCACGTTGAAGAAAACACAAAGAAAGTTACTTTGAACCATCACAAATTTAGGGTGGTTCGTTTTCCTTGCTTTGAAGGAACAACGAGTGAGATTCTTTGGGGCATAACAAAGACTAAATTCGAAATGGCAATTTTCTCGTCGGAAACCGGAAAATGGACTAAAAAAATTGTGTCCTGCCAAAATGGTTTGAGTTTTACACAATCTGCACTTTTGCTTCCTGTTGTTACACACGAAGGGATTTTGTATTTCATGGGGAGAACTAGTCTTCTAAAGTATGACCCTTTCAACAAAGATGAACAATGCGACATCATTCATTTTCCTAGTGATGTTTCTGCTAATGATATTCTCTTTAATGGTCATGTTGGAGTGTGTTGTGGAAAAATCCGAATGTCTTGTTTTTGTACTTTCCAAACGTGCGTGAAGGTGTGGGAATTGGAAAAGGATCATAGTTGGCGTGTGTTGCACATTACTTGTTTTCCTCCACAATATGCGAGGGATTGTGTTGTGGACGAGTTGTTGATACCGGGGAGAAGAGGTGAAATTGTTGATATGGGGATGCAAGTGAGAGCTTTTCATCCTTATGATGGTGATGTTGTGTTCTTGCAACGTGCTCATAGAATTTTTGTTGGAAACTTGAAGAGTAACAAGATTGAAGGTGTTGGTTATGGGATTCATGGGTTTCAATCGTTGCAAATGATTTCAGTTGTTCTTCCATTGTGGCCAACTCCAATTCCATCCATAACAAAACATGAGTTATAG